The following coding sequences are from one Limnobacter sp. SAORIC-580 window:
- a CDS encoding ZIP family metal transporter, giving the protein MSFHQMTKIVGLNIADHAGLDAVRAFRAARGVVGILIVALGLYLIVTQGAPAVWAAVQYIAASPSKLQAVEFSAIAGAATGLGGMALLVMKKIDDKGLGLFIAIAGGMMAAAAVMSLFIPAIQTEGALMVVLVATAAGYGVMTVLDQTLPHEHPVAGPEMAGNQRLRMALLMTIAIALHNVPEGFAVGASAGNLNGASGTAFSIGLQNIPEGLIVATALWSIGVHKALAALAALATGLVEPLGAGLGVITADSWAMGTPASMAFAAGAMAFVVCNEMIPESIKMTGKLKTIYTAGVSTVLTAIALGWMGA; this is encoded by the coding sequence ATGAGTTTTCATCAAATGACCAAAATTGTGGGTCTGAACATCGCCGACCACGCTGGGCTGGACGCCGTTCGTGCGTTTCGCGCTGCGCGTGGCGTGGTGGGAATTCTGATTGTTGCGCTGGGTTTGTACCTCATCGTCACACAAGGGGCACCTGCGGTTTGGGCTGCGGTTCAGTACATTGCGGCAAGCCCCTCCAAGCTTCAGGCTGTCGAGTTTTCGGCCATTGCCGGTGCGGCCACCGGCCTTGGTGGCATGGCTTTGCTGGTCATGAAGAAAATTGATGACAAAGGCCTGGGTTTGTTTATTGCGATCGCAGGCGGCATGATGGCAGCCGCAGCGGTCATGTCCCTGTTTATCCCTGCCATTCAAACGGAAGGCGCTTTGATGGTGGTGCTGGTAGCCACAGCAGCAGGCTACGGTGTGATGACAGTGCTAGACCAAACCCTGCCGCATGAACACCCCGTGGCAGGCCCGGAAATGGCGGGCAATCAACGCCTGCGCATGGCCTTGCTGATGACCATTGCCATTGCTTTGCACAACGTACCGGAAGGTTTTGCAGTGGGTGCCAGTGCAGGCAACCTGAACGGTGCATCCGGCACGGCATTCTCGATCGGTTTGCAAAACATTCCGGAAGGCTTGATCGTGGCCACAGCCTTGTGGAGCATTGGCGTGCACAAAGCGCTTGCTGCGCTGGCCGCATTGGCCACAGGGTTGGTTGAACCACTGGGCGCTGGTTTGGGTGTAATTACTGCCGATTCATGGGCCATGGGTACGCCCGCTTCAATGGCTTTTGCCGCCGGTGCGATGGCATTTGTGGTTTGTAATGAAATGATTCCGGAGAGCATCAAAATGACTGGAAAACTGAAAACAATTTACACGGCCGGTGTATCCACCGTGCTTACAGCCATTGCATTGGGCTGGATGGGTGCCTGA
- a CDS encoding DODA-type extradiol aromatic ring-opening family dioxygenase — protein MSTTIHSIFISHGAPTYALEPGLPGQALETLGQQLLAQGTRALIVLSPHWRSAKLAVTSHEAPVIVHDFYGFPKPLYELKPEICGAPELASQLATHLAEHRLSAELRPQQGFDHGAWVPYIHLFPNGGPPMLQLSMPVDWNGETALSIGALVGEFARNKKAVVIGSGSLTHNFDDMDLRAAKTGDGGQAQNLPYVHEFNTWVQERLQAGDSKAIAHAEFDAPHFARAHPDDDHYLPLPFTMGAATNNFKVNVLPEDVRYKALSMQSFAFTA, from the coding sequence ATGAGCACAACCATTCATTCAATTTTTATCAGCCACGGTGCACCCACTTATGCACTGGAACCCGGCCTGCCCGGCCAAGCCCTGGAAACCCTGGGACAACAACTGCTTGCCCAAGGCACGCGCGCATTGATTGTTCTGAGCCCCCATTGGCGTAGCGCCAAGCTGGCAGTGACCAGCCACGAGGCGCCCGTGATTGTTCATGACTTTTATGGTTTTCCAAAACCGCTGTACGAACTGAAACCGGAAATTTGCGGTGCGCCTGAACTGGCATCGCAACTTGCAACACATTTGGCCGAACACCGTTTAAGCGCCGAATTGCGCCCACAACAAGGTTTTGATCATGGGGCCTGGGTGCCCTACATTCACCTGTTCCCAAATGGTGGCCCGCCCATGTTGCAACTCAGCATGCCGGTGGACTGGAATGGCGAAACTGCATTGAGTATTGGTGCTTTGGTGGGTGAATTTGCCCGCAACAAGAAAGCGGTGGTAATTGGAAGTGGCAGCTTGACGCACAATTTTGATGACATGGACCTGCGCGCCGCAAAGACAGGAGATGGTGGGCAGGCGCAAAACCTGCCTTATGTACACGAGTTCAATACATGGGTTCAGGAACGCCTGCAGGCAGGTGACAGCAAGGCGATTGCGCACGCAGAGTTTGACGCACCGCACTTTGCACGGGCCCACCCGGACGACGACCACTACCTGCCCCTGCCTTTTACCATGGGTGCAGCGACGAACAACTTCAAGGTCAATGTGCTGCCCGAGGATGTGCGTTACAAAGCCCTGTCGATGCAAAGCTTTGCATTCACCGCTTAA
- a CDS encoding NUDIX hydrolase, with translation MRLLFVVPLLFTLVACSSSNAPPAGLIAYSCVAGEAVHLMAFDPHPTRRAWATLGGSAQKGESPAQTAVREFTEESNCVYSSADIDISQLKGPSISPGVPFHLYTAQVPFKSVDDIAQTRQCVDIERNQWVWVRHLDLVRAINQYGEAAQDPLTVPTVQGQPTQVPLWGRGVESLKKALQDGVLPETINCSATQLS, from the coding sequence ATGCGTTTGTTGTTTGTAGTGCCGCTGTTGTTCACGCTTGTTGCATGCTCATCGAGCAACGCGCCGCCTGCCGGGCTGATCGCCTACAGTTGTGTGGCCGGCGAGGCTGTGCATTTAATGGCATTTGATCCGCACCCCACGCGCCGCGCTTGGGCCACGTTGGGCGGCAGTGCGCAGAAGGGCGAGTCGCCCGCACAAACTGCTGTTCGAGAGTTCACCGAAGAATCCAATTGCGTATACAGCAGTGCTGACATCGACATCAGTCAGCTCAAAGGCCCTTCCATCTCGCCCGGTGTGCCGTTTCACCTGTACACCGCGCAGGTGCCTTTCAAATCAGTTGATGACATCGCTCAAACCCGTCAGTGTGTGGACATAGAACGCAATCAGTGGGTGTGGGTGCGTCACCTTGATCTGGTGCGCGCCATTAATCAATACGGTGAAGCCGCGCAAGATCCACTCACTGTGCCCACCGTGCAGGGCCAGCCTACGCAGGTACCTTTGTGGGGCCGGGGTGTAGAGTCGCTGAAAAAAGCCCTGCAAGACGGTGTGCTGCCTGAGACAATCAACTGCAGTGCCACTCAGCTGTCTTGA
- the senA gene encoding selenoneine synthase SenA, translating into MNSRINPAQLARTANAAFLRDALLRTRERTLGLLEDYVAALGSDCKVPRRPELNPPLWELCHVAWFQDWWLARNPDWALGVQCNPDAPKRESRLFNADARLNSSTIAHDTRWEIGLPDLQGTLDYLAASLCDTLKLLEQADALCASDPGNADQYLYFFRLCVLHEQMHNEAAVFMAKLLNIQLRPHNACRPGVQECSESVQLHLPASQWTLGWQGEGFAFDNEVPACVVQLQAFTIDSRPVSWAQYLEFVQATQHPMPAFVAFENDGWINLGYGQKTPLKLSAPAENISWLDAQAYCQWAGRRLPTEAEWEYAAHTQANMQWGQVWEWTANTFLPFDGFKMHPYVDYSKPWFHDRKVLKGASWATSAEMVHPKYRNYFQPDRQDVLSGFRTCAINR; encoded by the coding sequence GTGAACAGCCGCATCAATCCAGCCCAGTTGGCCCGAACAGCGAACGCCGCATTTCTTCGCGACGCTTTGTTGCGCACGCGCGAGCGCACCTTGGGTTTGCTGGAGGACTACGTGGCCGCTTTGGGTTCGGACTGCAAGGTGCCTCGTCGCCCTGAATTGAACCCGCCACTTTGGGAGTTGTGCCATGTGGCCTGGTTTCAAGACTGGTGGCTGGCCCGAAACCCCGACTGGGCCTTGGGTGTGCAGTGCAATCCCGATGCACCCAAACGGGAGTCTCGCCTGTTCAATGCCGATGCACGCCTGAATTCAAGCACCATTGCACACGACACCCGCTGGGAAATCGGCTTGCCCGATTTGCAAGGCACCCTTGATTATCTGGCCGCCTCGCTGTGCGACACCTTGAAGTTGCTGGAGCAGGCTGACGCGTTGTGCGCCAGCGACCCTGGTAATGCCGACCAGTACCTTTATTTTTTCCGCTTGTGTGTGTTGCATGAACAAATGCACAACGAAGCTGCGGTTTTCATGGCCAAGTTGCTGAACATCCAATTGCGCCCCCACAACGCATGCCGGCCCGGCGTGCAGGAGTGCAGCGAATCAGTTCAGCTTCACCTTCCGGCCAGCCAGTGGACCCTCGGCTGGCAGGGTGAGGGTTTTGCATTCGACAACGAAGTACCCGCCTGTGTGGTGCAGTTACAGGCATTCACCATCGATTCACGCCCGGTCAGCTGGGCGCAGTATCTTGAATTTGTACAGGCCACCCAACACCCCATGCCTGCTTTTGTTGCATTTGAAAACGATGGCTGGATTAATCTGGGTTATGGTCAAAAAACACCGCTCAAGCTGAGTGCACCAGCCGAGAACATCAGTTGGCTGGATGCCCAGGCGTATTGCCAGTGGGCGGGCCGCAGGCTGCCCACTGAGGCTGAATGGGAATACGCCGCACACACACAAGCCAATATGCAGTGGGGGCAGGTGTGGGAATGGACTGCCAATACCTTTTTGCCATTCGACGGGTTCAAAATGCACCCTTACGTCGATTACTCCAAACCCTGGTTTCATGATCGAAAGGTACTGAAGGGAGCAAGTTGGGCCACTTCTGCCGAAATGGTTCACCCCAAATACCGCAACTATTTTCAACCGGATCGGCAAGACGTGTTGTCCGGCTTCAGAACCTGCGCCATTAATCGGTAA